CCAAATCTTCACTTGACACATCACCAGCTGGCTCAGTTTTGGGTTCGGGAATCGTCAATTTGATGTCAACTGTTTCTGAAGACGAAGTGGTGGAGTGGGTAACGACCATTGGGTCACTTTGTGCAGGAGTGTCCTCTTTTTTGGCAGGTGCCTTGATTGGCTTCTTCTTGGGTGGAGCAGGGGGCCCAGGGCTCTTTTTTACAAATTCAGGAGTTGAAAGTGGAGTTAGATTAAGTTGTGGAGGTTCTAGTGAGGTTGCAACTTCTCTAGTGGTATCAGAGGCTTTCTTTGAGTTTTGAATTTCTTGTTCAGCTCTAGGTTCTTTTGATGGTACAGTAGGTGAATCCCACATCACTACTTGTGGTTTCATGACCTTTGTGGACAGAACAAAGGTCTCTACTTCCTCTAACTTATCCACATCTTCTATCTCATTTGAAGCTCCATCTCCCTTGGTACCTTCACCGTCAACATCAACCTCTATATTCTTCTCTTTTTCCTCGATTGTGACTGTGGCTGGTGTTACCGGTTGGGTAGGCTTTATATTTTTGGAAGGAGGAGTAGGGGGCTGGATGCTCTTGGTGGAAGGGGTTGGTTCGGAAGAGTCAGTGCTTTCTGCTTCAGCCTCCACTTTACTATCTGAGACATTCTTCTCAACAGCAGCCCCATCAACAGAGATGCAAGGCTTAGACTCCTTTGATGGAGGCATCGGTGGCATTGTCTTCTTTTGAGCTGCAGGTTCCTCATTTTTGGGCTCATCCTCTTTATGAGTTTCACTGGTTTTGTTGTCTTTTGATGGGGGCATGGGCGGCTTTATAACTTTCTTTTGGGGTGTGGGCTCTTCATCGACGTCCTCCTCTGGAATGTTGTTCATCGCCACAGATGGTTTAGAAGTTTCGGTTTGTTTATCCCCTTCTGGGTTCAAGCCATGAGTTCCATTCGGCATGATAACTTCACCATCAAGGTCCAGTCTTAATATTCCATCACTTGAAACATTTGCAACCTGTAAGAACAGACAGAATATTACATTTAGAGGATATGTCTGGCTTATTGCTTTTAGTGATTTAATGTAAGTACTTTTACATTGTGACAAAGGATTtcgtttcaaataaatgctgtttgtttggactttctattcatcaaatatttcaatataaatgaTCACTTTTTCGACAAATTAATcatcaactgttttcaacattgctagtaataagaaaagtttcttgagcaacaaatcagcatatgacATGTGacgtgacattgaagactggagtaatgatgttgaaaattcagctttgcatcacagaattaaaaaagtaataatatttcacaatattactgttggactgtactgtttttgatcaaataaatgattatgaTAGACCTGTTACAAAAACATAATCTCAATActgcatatttaatattttctttactaCCTTTTCCGTCATCGAACACTCATTTAAAAGTTCATCTTTAAAACACTAATGATTTCATGCTACtcttaaatgtaatatttagcaaatctcaaaattaatatccatttccatactgtacattataaagTTGTGATGGCTAAATTcacttaaaaattatttatttcagttattttattttatttttggacacattagtatagaattttaatatcagctTTAGTCAGAGATTTAACTGTTCTCCAACAGGGATGATAAAAAACGTGTGAAACGTGTGAAATGATTATATCATACCTCCTTCATGTGTATCCTTGTTGGCGGCCTTCTTCCACGGTTCCCCTTTGGTCGGTTCCGTGTAACATGTTCTAAAGAGcagctttcatcaacttttacctgatatttaaaacataaaaaataagaatctGTAACTATATCTATGTTCATTCATGCAACACCATATTTATTCAGGAAGATCACAGAGAAAGGAATAATACAATActgtgttcattaaaaaaaatggaaaaaatcaTATATGGccattgtaaatatttttattttcagtcatGGTGCTAGTTATGTGCGTGTGTCTTTAAAAATCATAGTAAAATTTTACAGGTGAACAATAAACAGTACCTCGTCAAAAATTTTGTTCTTTGCCTTACTGATTCCTTCACTGAGTGCCTTGATCCAGGCCTCTTTCTCATCAGGAGTTTGTGCCTGAAGTTTGACATCTTGGACCTAAAATGAACAACAAATTTATAAATAGCATGAAATgcataaacatgaataaaacgCTGAAAAAAATTGACAGATTCAGTTGCGCATGCTAATCCTATTTTGCTTTTCTCTACGAAATAAAGTTAGGAAATAACCCGAGTTGGATCAAGCATCTAATATTATGTTGGATCACAAGCATTACCCACCAGACCACATTTTAACAATTACACTCAGTGCAGTATAAAGGGTTCATTAAATATCTAGTTTCAGTTTTGAaacttcattaaaatgaaaccgGAAAATACATTTGAGTGATTTGTCCATAGGATGTCCCGTTGTTCAGTTAGGTTTATATAAACTGTGTCTAACATCCTGTATATTGCCAGACTCAGCACGAGTCTGCGAAGTGCACTTCacccttaaaaaataaaaaggaaagaaaagatTTATGTTCTTAGAGTAGGGTGTGtctaaaatatttgtgaaacAGGAGGGTTTGGAATCTCTTAAATCTTTAAActcttttcaagaactacagtACGTGAGGTttagttataaaataaaacactaggCTGTGGTGTCTGACTCATTCAGCTGGCTGGTCACAGTATTCAGGAGAGGAAAAAGTGACATGCTGGTCTGGCTgctctttacacacacacacacacacacacacacacacacacacacacacacacacgtcctcTTTTAGAGAAGTCTCTTGACATCTGCTGAGCTCTTTGCAGTTCGCCAACGCTTCGCTCTCGTCATCTGTTAGTAATAATGCATATTTCGCCTGTTAGGTATCTTCCGCATTTCTCAAGTCCTCTCCCCACCTCCAAGACTCTGGATTCAGTGTTATAGTGTACAGTAAACAATGAATAT
The sequence above is a segment of the Onychostoma macrolepis isolate SWU-2019 chromosome 07, ASM1243209v1, whole genome shotgun sequence genome. Coding sequences within it:
- the plekho2 gene encoding pleckstrin homology domain-containing family O member 2, encoding MEDGVKEEPAKPKEVTSAEKAGWLKKSTGRFLSSYKDRYIQLERTVIAVYESEELTTCLEKLDLDNYDTCHELKSPFKKKHRLVLIRSPKCGNKVQDVKLQAQTPDEKEAWIKALSEGISKAKNKIFDEVKVDESCSLEHVTRNRPKGNRGRRPPTRIHMKEVANVSSDGILRLDLDGEVIMPNGTHGLNPEGDKQTETSKPSVAMNNIPEEDVDEEPTPQKKVIKPPMPPSKDNKTSETHKEDEPKNEEPAAQKKTMPPMPPSKESKPCISVDGAAVEKNVSDSKVEAEAESTDSSEPTPSTKSIQPPTPPSKNIKPTQPVTPATVTIEEKEKNIEVDVDGEGTKGDGASNEIEDVDKLEEVETFVLSTKVMKPQVVMWDSPTVPSKEPRAEQEIQNSKKASDTTREVATSLEPPQLNLTPLSTPEFVKKSPGPPAPPKKKPIKAPAKKEDTPAQSDPMVVTHSTTSSSETVDIKLTIPEPKTEPAGDVSSEDLEEKSLDSGQHSGEESETGDQVTPSSAKLKGSSQGLDLETSEDDLEPSDSKAESLEEPSIETPSTTPKTSDLNAHPTTSQCANMSLHLTMPLKLSSKARSASLGNLLVENAEEMESNGKKIPINPDGSDVKDLQSKVSSEIKETGELLNAIATAQSGETETKGDTSPEILLSAAMEKLRKADQFLKEATNLKDLNKRNRLSL